TAAATTCTGCACAAGCTGGTGAAGATGTTTCTCTATTTGTCCGTGTTCAGACAAAACTTTATTCACCCCAAGGGAAACTGCTGATTGTGTTGTGTCTCGGTGTTTTCTTAATTGGCAGTGTGTTAAGACCTCAGGGCCACCGTATGAAACCGTCTAGCTTGCTTcttaaaataagagacttgTACAAACAGGGTGACATATTTATTTAGATGGACTTTTCAAGgaccaaaagaaaagaagatcTCAGTTGGTTTGCAGTGATGTATCTTATGCAACATTACAAGGAATGATTCAAACCTTTACATCTCTAAAATGACCAACATCGTTATAAATTGTTGAAAGAAATGGGGATCAATTTAATGTGGAGTATTAGACTTTCAGTCTTTATTGGAACCACTGTCAGTAGGGCAGTCTTTGAAGAATTCATTGCAGGCGATAGTCAGCACACCAACCAGAATGATGAACTCCTGGAAGTCAACCTGACCATCTTGGTCTTCATCCAGGTCAGCCATAATCTTCTCGACCACCATGGGGTCCTTGCTGCCCTGAAAGGGAGAAGAATCATGATGAAAATGGAACCAAAGAGAAATTTGTTTCAC
This DNA window, taken from Epinephelus moara isolate mb chromosome 6, YSFRI_EMoa_1.0, whole genome shotgun sequence, encodes the following:
- the s100a1 gene encoding protein S100-A1 yields the protein MSDPKESNLQNAMEAIIQVFHSYSGKEGDKYKLSKVELKNLLKGELSDFLTGSKDPMVVEKIMADLDEDQDGQVDFQEFIILVGVLTIACNEFFKDCPTDSGSNKD